In Solanum lycopersicum chromosome 5, SLM_r2.1, the following are encoded in one genomic region:
- the LOC138348460 gene encoding uncharacterized protein, protein MAVVVDNELPEKLSHNHPLFLNNIDNSGVMLISIQLSGSENFSVWSRAMKIAILGRNKLRFIDGSCKKEAYGENLKNLWERCNAIVLSWIMNCVSKELLSGIVYSTNAAEVWKELCERFDKVDGSRIYQLHKEIATISQGMGTISVYFSRLREL, encoded by the coding sequence ATGGCAGTCGTCGTTGACAATGAACTCCCAGAAAAATTGAGTCATAATCATCCATTGTTCTTGAATAACATTGATAACTCAGGTGTTATGTTGATTTCGATCCAGCTATCTGGATCAGAAAACTTCTCAGTATGGAGCAGAGCTATGAAAATAGCCATTCTAGGAAGGAACAAGTTAAGATTCATCGATGGATCTTGCAAGAAAGAAGCGTATGGAGAAAACTTAAAGAATCTGTGGGAACGGTGCAATGCCATTGTTCTATCATGGATTATGAATTGTGTATCAAAAGAGTTGCTTAGTGGAATTGTTTACTCAACTAATGCAGCAGAGGTATGGAAGGAACTGTGTGAAAGATTTGATAAAGTGGATGGGAGTCGAATATATCAATTACACAAAGAAATTGCTACAATCAGTCAAGGTATGGGCACTATATCTGTATATTTCTCTAGATTGAGGGAGCTGTGA